One Opitutaceae bacterium DNA segment encodes these proteins:
- the idi gene encoding isopentenyl-diphosphate Delta-isomerase gives MEQVILVDTQDRPMGVMSKLEAHLNGGRLHRALSVFLMNTEGELLLQRRALEKYHFPGLWSNTCCTHPRPGESTRAAAVRRLSEEMGIICDLEPAFVFRYEADCESGLTEREVDHVFSGTYSGPVDPDPGEVADYRWIPLEALADQVADEPFLFTPWLRIALPRVRRFLRSASSTSVLSIP, from the coding sequence ATGGAGCAAGTCATCCTCGTCGACACTCAAGACCGCCCGATGGGGGTCATGTCCAAACTGGAGGCCCACCTGAACGGGGGGCGGCTGCACCGGGCCTTGTCGGTTTTCCTGATGAACACGGAGGGGGAACTGCTGCTGCAACGCCGTGCCCTGGAGAAGTACCATTTCCCGGGATTGTGGTCGAATACCTGTTGCACCCATCCGCGTCCCGGTGAGTCGACCCGGGCGGCAGCGGTCAGGCGACTATCCGAGGAGATGGGGATCATCTGTGACCTGGAGCCTGCCTTCGTCTTCCGATATGAGGCGGACTGTGAGTCGGGTCTGACCGAGCGGGAAGTCGATCACGTTTTCAGCGGGACCTACTCGGGTCCTGTCGATCCCGACCCGGGCGAAGTTGCGGATTACCGATGGATTCCGCTGGAGGCGCTCGCTGACCAGGTGGCGGACGAGCCCTTTCTCTTCACTCCCTGGCTGCGGATCGCCCTGCCGAGGGTTCGAAGATTTTTGCGATCCGCCTCTTCGACTTCCGTTCTTTCGATCCCATGA
- a CDS encoding type VI secretion system tube protein Hcp encodes MSRFKALEAQARVSILAAAAMLCASSLRAGAVSGYFRSSQAILLYHSESAVELGERLTGSNSNGYLYFNRDLIDGVTQYLHFVLAGAPDANPYFVGSLETEDGGFVFPNGDYVVTTDAVHWVGGEGGLGSPNQAVIDIGANGSDPWGLLDGIPTDARLIWTGSGTNGRYFSIRIEPGDPAAIHTVDYSNDSTYVRSSTGQPLTRSFADENTAISVGSDRGVIGGRSEAMVSDGKNSTAIYGSAAFEATDFMVTPTGGQSTVDLSMNLRLKGILQGGAGAGDLILEQGTSSVYLAVEARIDGRRVFDQSVEITARRSFGTPTEVTEIAADPTDWFAGVLPSNLVGDVGDYVLEFSIPMDEIITTDTAPVQVGVPFRVSLLVEISSSALNNNGRVVAVADFTDGLGFPASGDVFNLPAGFTVNSVASSVEGNRHLGRPSPLPFTEGIFLRVGTISGESVAKGYEGWIDVDDFGSRIDRPDGFSRSVSATHGDLVVEKRVDAASVKLLEGATNGIVFPEVVLIANLPELGGARAALEYRLKNAAVTEFMAAGQGEDSAMESVALDYERVDWIYRLLAADGTTTGEVMAWWDVETNTGGSSSSTGSNTPPIIETVGNQPVDPGDEGSVGLMVSDGETSGSDLLIHLSTDRPDLIGALEVTGSGENRIVSFRTSALRSGFASILVELSDGTDTRSVSIPILIDVEMTPYEGFLSAYFAEDELFDPYLSAPLEDPDGDGLATQLEFLLGTNPREFNPADEAMKVEPDPRSGGESIVIKFRRRVDDPNVKGFFWGSEDTENWVQYDLTNARYSETTEAGPDSLYENVTATITLPDGKKPLFIRYQSVGVF; translated from the coding sequence ATGTCGCGATTCAAGGCACTAGAAGCCCAGGCTCGGGTCTCGATCTTGGCTGCGGCTGCGATGCTTTGCGCCAGTTCGCTCAGAGCGGGAGCGGTAAGTGGCTATTTCCGTTCGAGTCAGGCGATCTTGCTCTACCATTCAGAATCGGCCGTTGAACTCGGAGAACGCCTGACCGGGTCAAACAGCAATGGTTATCTCTACTTCAATCGGGATTTGATTGATGGGGTGACTCAGTACCTCCATTTCGTGTTGGCGGGGGCACCAGACGCCAATCCTTATTTTGTCGGCTCTCTTGAAACCGAGGACGGAGGATTCGTTTTTCCCAATGGCGACTATGTGGTCACTACGGATGCCGTTCATTGGGTCGGGGGTGAAGGTGGGCTGGGGTCGCCCAATCAGGCTGTTATCGACATTGGTGCGAACGGATCAGATCCCTGGGGCTTACTTGATGGAATACCGACGGATGCCCGCCTGATCTGGACGGGTAGCGGGACGAATGGTCGCTATTTCTCGATCAGGATTGAACCGGGTGATCCTGCTGCCATCCATACGGTGGATTATTCCAATGATTCGACCTATGTTCGATCGAGCACCGGCCAACCGTTGACTCGCTCATTCGCCGACGAAAACACCGCAATCTCGGTTGGCTCCGACCGGGGCGTGATCGGCGGACGATCCGAGGCCATGGTATCCGATGGCAAGAACAGCACCGCGATTTATGGTTCCGCAGCATTTGAGGCGACGGATTTCATGGTGACCCCAACCGGAGGGCAATCGACGGTCGATCTGTCGATGAATCTCCGACTGAAAGGAATTCTTCAGGGTGGCGCGGGGGCCGGCGATCTCATTCTCGAGCAAGGTACCTCCTCGGTCTATCTTGCGGTCGAGGCGAGGATTGATGGACGCAGGGTTTTCGACCAATCGGTCGAGATTACGGCCCGACGATCGTTCGGCACACCGACGGAGGTGACTGAGATCGCCGCGGATCCGACTGATTGGTTCGCCGGGGTTCTTCCCTCGAACCTTGTCGGGGACGTGGGGGACTACGTCCTGGAATTCTCGATTCCGATGGACGAGATCATCACAACAGATACGGCCCCGGTTCAGGTTGGAGTGCCGTTCAGGGTGTCGTTGCTTGTCGAGATCAGTTCCTCCGCCTTGAACAACAACGGTCGAGTCGTTGCCGTTGCTGACTTTACCGACGGGTTGGGATTTCCGGCTTCCGGCGATGTCTTCAATCTGCCTGCTGGCTTCACCGTCAACTCGGTGGCATCGTCAGTTGAGGGCAATCGGCATCTGGGCAGGCCATCCCCGCTGCCCTTTACCGAGGGGATTTTCCTCAGAGTCGGGACGATCAGCGGCGAATCGGTTGCCAAAGGTTATGAGGGCTGGATTGATGTCGATGACTTTGGATCACGGATCGACCGGCCCGATGGTTTCAGTCGGAGTGTGTCGGCCACCCACGGTGACCTTGTCGTTGAGAAGAGGGTAGATGCCGCTTCAGTCAAGCTGCTGGAAGGAGCCACGAACGGGATCGTCTTTCCCGAGGTCGTGCTGATCGCCAATCTGCCGGAATTGGGAGGGGCGCGGGCCGCTCTTGAATACCGTCTCAAGAATGCGGCGGTGACCGAATTCATGGCTGCCGGGCAAGGGGAGGATTCTGCGATGGAGTCCGTTGCTCTGGACTACGAACGGGTCGACTGGATTTACCGGTTGCTGGCGGCCGACGGTACGACGACTGGCGAGGTCATGGCATGGTGGGATGTAGAGACGAACACGGGTGGTTCCAGTTCAAGCACTGGCAGTAACACACCTCCAATCATCGAGACGGTTGGCAATCAACCGGTCGATCCGGGCGACGAAGGTTCTGTTGGGTTGATGGTTTCGGATGGCGAGACTTCCGGAAGTGACCTTCTGATTCATCTGTCGACCGACCGTCCCGACCTGATCGGTGCGCTCGAAGTCACGGGTTCGGGTGAGAATCGAATCGTCTCCTTCAGGACTTCGGCCCTGCGGTCGGGTTTTGCCTCGATCCTGGTCGAACTCTCTGATGGAACCGATACCCGTTCCGTCTCGATTCCCATCCTCATTGATGTCGAGATGACACCCTACGAAGGGTTTCTCTCCGCCTATTTCGCCGAGGATGAACTGTTCGATCCGTATCTGTCGGCGCCGCTTGAGGATCCTGATGGCGATGGGCTGGCCACCCAGCTGGAGTTCCTCTTGGGAACCAATCCGAGGGAATTCAACCCGGCGGATGAAGCCATGAAAGTCGAGCCGGATCCGCGGTCCGGCGGCGAGTCGATTGTCATCAAGTTCCGGCGTCGGGTCGACGACCCGAATGTGAAGGGTTTTTTCTGGGGATCAGAAGACACGGAGAACTGGGTCCAGTATGATCTGACGAATGCGCGATACAGCGAGACGACGGAGGCCGGCCCGGATTCGCTCTATGAGAACGTGACGGCTACCATCACGTTGCCGGACGGGAAGAAGCCGCTGTTCATCCGTTACCAGTCGGTCGGGGTATTTTGA
- a CDS encoding isoprenylcysteine carboxylmethyltransferase family protein, with protein MNMVAIGNFFFRYRNLVFILFYAALFLPSAPLFPAHFFGPNYFLYPIIIGLVVTISGQLIRGATIGLAYIIRGGRKGKPYAEGLVTEGIFHHCRNPLYVGNILMLVGMGILSNSLVFAVIVIPLFMFIYQAIVLAEEDFLRGKFGSGFDDYCRAVSRWVPDLRGIGGTVTGMHFNWRRWILMEYNTQFIWLLGIFLVLLFKYPLLTHGDLVHRNQLLNIVVPVLVLGYLLVRFLKKSGLMVESKAVQRG; from the coding sequence ATGAACATGGTCGCGATCGGCAATTTCTTTTTCCGCTACCGGAATCTGGTATTCATCCTGTTCTATGCAGCCCTGTTCCTTCCCTCGGCCCCGCTCTTCCCGGCGCATTTCTTCGGACCGAATTATTTCCTCTACCCGATCATCATCGGTCTGGTCGTGACGATCAGCGGACAGCTGATCCGGGGTGCCACCATCGGTCTGGCCTATATCATTCGCGGCGGAAGGAAAGGGAAGCCCTACGCGGAGGGCCTGGTGACCGAGGGCATCTTCCACCATTGCCGCAATCCCCTCTACGTCGGCAATATCCTGATGCTGGTCGGGATGGGCATTCTGTCGAATTCCCTGGTTTTCGCCGTCATCGTGATCCCGCTCTTCATGTTCATCTACCAGGCCATCGTACTCGCGGAAGAGGACTTCCTCAGGGGGAAATTCGGTTCCGGTTTCGATGACTATTGCCGCGCGGTCAGTCGCTGGGTGCCCGATCTCAGGGGGATCGGGGGGACGGTAACCGGCATGCACTTCAACTGGAGGCGGTGGATCCTGATGGAGTACAACACCCAGTTCATCTGGCTGCTGGGCATCTTCCTCGTGCTCCTGTTCAAATACCCCCTCCTGACCCATGGCGACCTGGTCCACCGGAATCAGCTTCTCAACATCGTCGTCCCCGTGCTGGTGCTGGGTTATCTCCTGGTCCGCTTCCTCAAGAAGTCCGGCCTGATGGTCGAGTCGAAAGCAGTCCAGCGAGGGTGA
- a CDS encoding FAD-dependent oxidoreductase: MTTRFLETPRELPVFSSDVVVAGGGTAGVVAALAAARNGARTILIESKGYTGGIAVEGGTALHSFYNLWQAFEVEKRQLVRGIPSEIVDRLVAVGGSTGHAEMLANFGYDSVCTGIDTELYKLVTLEMLEEAGVDCWLNTMLVDAIREGDRIRGVITESRSGREVVMAKSFVDCTGYGDLCGRAGASFTEPNDHPVANSIGVGNVSMEGYWDFVSSHQATYDLARGWRSGQENQIVRMSGHLARMPEDFRREAQRIGMAMVTTTVHDNYFMFLKLNFKMKVSPTSRAAISAAELELRRRQFAAVAMFRKLVPGCGKAFIARTSPSLCIRRGRCIECDYDITHDDVISGRNFEDDVFTYGFHDCAPRIQIANGGSYGTPYRALRVRGIENLLATGMMITSDWRTHMSTRNTVSCMGHGQAAGTAAALCAMRGQGTRELPYRELRGALEKGGVYLEN; the protein is encoded by the coding sequence ATGACGACGCGCTTTCTGGAAACCCCGAGGGAATTGCCGGTCTTCTCATCGGATGTGGTGGTGGCCGGCGGTGGAACGGCGGGGGTTGTCGCGGCACTGGCGGCCGCTCGCAACGGAGCCCGGACCATTCTGATCGAGTCCAAGGGATACACGGGTGGGATTGCGGTGGAGGGCGGAACCGCCCTGCACAGCTTCTACAACCTCTGGCAGGCATTTGAGGTGGAGAAGCGCCAGCTGGTCCGGGGAATCCCATCCGAGATCGTGGATCGCCTGGTGGCGGTCGGTGGTTCAACCGGTCATGCCGAGATGCTGGCCAACTTCGGATACGATTCGGTCTGTACGGGTATCGACACGGAGCTCTACAAACTGGTCACCCTCGAGATGCTTGAGGAAGCCGGTGTGGACTGCTGGCTCAACACCATGCTTGTCGACGCGATCCGTGAGGGCGACCGTATCCGGGGCGTGATCACGGAGAGCCGTTCCGGCCGGGAAGTGGTCATGGCAAAGTCTTTTGTGGATTGCACCGGCTATGGCGATCTGTGCGGCCGGGCGGGCGCGTCTTTCACCGAGCCCAACGACCATCCCGTCGCCAACAGCATCGGGGTCGGCAATGTGTCGATGGAGGGCTACTGGGACTTTGTCAGCAGCCACCAGGCCACCTACGATCTGGCCCGCGGCTGGCGCAGCGGTCAGGAGAATCAGATCGTCCGGATGAGCGGGCATCTGGCCCGGATGCCTGAGGATTTCCGTCGCGAAGCCCAGCGGATCGGCATGGCGATGGTCACGACGACGGTTCACGATAACTATTTCATGTTTCTCAAGCTCAACTTCAAGATGAAGGTCAGCCCGACCAGCCGTGCGGCGATCTCGGCGGCGGAACTGGAGCTGCGCCGGCGCCAGTTCGCGGCGGTCGCGATGTTTCGGAAGCTTGTTCCCGGTTGCGGGAAGGCCTTCATCGCCCGGACCAGTCCGAGTCTCTGCATCCGGCGGGGGCGGTGTATCGAGTGTGACTATGACATCACCCATGACGACGTGATCAGCGGCCGGAACTTCGAGGATGATGTGTTCACCTACGGGTTCCATGACTGCGCGCCGCGCATCCAGATTGCCAACGGTGGTTCCTACGGGACGCCCTACCGCGCCCTGCGGGTGCGCGGGATCGAAAACCTGCTGGCCACCGGGATGATGATCACTTCGGATTGGCGCACCCACATGTCGACCCGGAACACCGTTTCCTGCATGGGACACGGCCAGGCGGCCGGAACGGCGGCGGCCCTTTGCGCGATGCGGGGACAGGGCACGCGGGAGTTGCCCTACCGGGAGTTGAGGGGCGCGCTGGAAAAGGGCGGGGTTTACCTGGAGAACTGA
- a CDS encoding type VI secretion system tube protein Hcp — MNSSRNIVCRLVTALLLASFFSLSASGAGYIKFDGVDGESNVSGREGQSEVVAWSWSVVRANSDDSGSTRTRGSAVVGDLMVTKLLDKASVKLIEACLQGKVYPTVTLTLDQPGAAGGLFTYLVIEMKGVLVSSFSVGQSEGEDRPTESVSMNFEEIKVTYSIQNSDGSSGGNVETTWKIEEGTP; from the coding sequence ATGAACTCTAGCCGGAACATTGTCTGCCGTCTGGTGACGGCCTTGCTTCTTGCGTCGTTTTTCAGCCTATCCGCGTCCGGGGCCGGATACATCAAGTTCGACGGAGTGGACGGAGAATCGAATGTCTCGGGACGGGAAGGGCAGAGTGAGGTGGTTGCTTGGTCATGGAGTGTCGTCCGGGCGAATTCCGATGACTCAGGCAGCACGAGGACACGGGGCTCCGCGGTGGTCGGGGACCTGATGGTCACCAAGTTGCTGGACAAAGCATCGGTCAAGCTGATTGAAGCCTGCCTTCAAGGAAAGGTCTATCCAACGGTGACCCTGACGCTTGATCAACCCGGAGCAGCGGGAGGGCTGTTCACCTATCTGGTGATCGAGATGAAGGGCGTCCTTGTCTCATCCTTCTCCGTCGGACAGTCGGAGGGCGAAGACCGGCCGACGGAATCGGTCTCAATGAATTTCGAGGAGATAAAGGTCACCTACAGCATACAGAATTCGGATGGTTCTTCCGGTGGTAACGTCGAAACAACCTGGAAGATTGAAGAAGGCACACCCTGA
- a CDS encoding GxGYxYP family putative glycoside hydrolase, which translates to MITFQRSLKLWGIGMAAAGWLAVFPSARAISNEAWVMQMSDDWTIEGDLPTHALLLSLQGLANRDGPRLYFEYTPSWPWKITGPLKEFYERRHGFAFTPLANADEALARFASCARGYVVWDKEVRTSLIVAFTVAGLEDVVVVSEDLIHLVEKHGLNQIVDLRGEFAGMPDHEIYAIAMDRYWDRCSRDVVIWMGGVHGNRMEPGMADWGIYRRAFFTDLSNNPMDPEELALTNRIYTEQNPQSFVMGWHSYAKDTEGQQVSLISSYGLRMEGLNTLPNLSFNSQIPFTEDFVFTNNHSVEPDEVVIPEEKVYVSLVQTDSIGIGAWTKPGRGAIPYAWQVSMSWVDLAPACLQYFFEGAMPNDYFIGGLTGPSYMYPKPIPAEAFPVLMAEARRQMKILDLRVMETMDYSEGNRHVGNTELTREVADRYYENFPDVIGFINGYGSARTFDLRDDRPLISYDYYLGLYRPEDEAVADLEELIHLNRKRPYFLLIHVRESKSIEKTVDILKAVREPIEIVPLDVFLKMAASNKTYRTRYQQPDDPIVGNPHP; encoded by the coding sequence ATGATTACATTTCAAAGGAGTCTGAAGCTTTGGGGGATCGGTATGGCCGCAGCCGGGTGGCTCGCGGTGTTTCCGTCAGCCCGAGCGATATCGAACGAGGCCTGGGTCATGCAGATGTCGGACGACTGGACGATCGAGGGCGATCTGCCGACCCATGCCCTACTCCTCAGCTTGCAGGGCCTTGCCAATCGAGACGGTCCCCGCCTCTATTTCGAGTACACCCCCTCGTGGCCCTGGAAGATCACCGGGCCGCTCAAGGAGTTCTACGAGCGACGCCATGGCTTTGCCTTCACGCCCCTCGCCAATGCCGACGAGGCCCTCGCCCGCTTCGCCTCCTGCGCCCGCGGCTACGTCGTCTGGGACAAGGAAGTCCGCACCTCCCTCATCGTCGCCTTCACCGTGGCCGGACTCGAGGACGTCGTTGTCGTCTCCGAAGACCTGATACACCTGGTCGAGAAGCACGGATTGAATCAGATCGTCGACCTGCGCGGCGAATTCGCCGGGATGCCTGACCATGAGATCTACGCCATCGCCATGGATCGCTACTGGGATCGCTGCAGCCGCGATGTGGTCATCTGGATGGGCGGAGTCCACGGCAACCGGATGGAACCCGGCATGGCCGACTGGGGCATCTACCGCCGGGCATTCTTCACCGATCTGTCGAACAATCCGATGGATCCGGAGGAATTGGCCCTGACCAACCGGATCTATACCGAACAGAACCCGCAGAGCTTCGTCATGGGTTGGCATTCCTACGCCAAGGACACCGAGGGCCAACAGGTCAGCCTGATCTCCAGCTACGGACTCAGGATGGAAGGGCTCAATACCCTGCCCAACCTGAGTTTCAACAGCCAGATTCCCTTCACCGAGGATTTCGTCTTCACCAACAACCACAGTGTTGAGCCGGACGAAGTGGTCATTCCCGAGGAAAAGGTCTACGTTTCACTGGTCCAGACCGACAGCATCGGGATCGGGGCCTGGACCAAGCCCGGGCGCGGCGCCATCCCCTATGCCTGGCAGGTCTCCATGAGCTGGGTCGATCTCGCGCCGGCCTGCCTGCAATACTTTTTCGAAGGGGCCATGCCCAATGACTACTTCATCGGCGGCCTGACCGGCCCGAGCTACATGTATCCGAAGCCAATCCCGGCCGAAGCCTTTCCCGTCCTCATGGCCGAGGCCAGACGCCAGATGAAGATCCTCGATCTTCGGGTCATGGAGACGATGGACTACTCGGAGGGCAACCGCCACGTCGGCAATACCGAATTGACCCGGGAAGTGGCCGACCGTTACTACGAAAACTTCCCCGATGTCATCGGCTTCATCAACGGTTACGGCAGCGCGCGGACCTTTGATCTGCGCGATGACCGGCCGCTCATTTCCTACGACTATTACCTCGGCTTGTATCGTCCCGAAGACGAAGCCGTGGCCGACCTCGAGGAGCTGATCCACCTAAACCGCAAGCGTCCCTATTTCCTGCTCATCCATGTCCGTGAATCGAAGAGCATTGAAAAGACCGTCGATATCCTGAAGGCGGTCAGGGAACCGATCGAAATCGTGCCGCTGGATGTATTTCTGAAAATGGCGGCCAGCAACAAGACCTACCGGACGAGATACCAGCAACCCGACGACCCCATCGTCGGCAACCCGCACCCGTAG
- a CDS encoding squalene/phytoene synthase family protein, translating into MSVQDRILPLLESTSRTFLLPILRLPDALREPVGQAYLCLRAIDEIEDHENLGIETKVALLQEVGAILGKGPHEGAVEELERALGAEAARLPEVTLALPALVELGTKVTKPMVWASTAEMALAMAGWAERGWRIADEDDLDQYTFDVAGRVGLLLSALWRWFDGTETKNDLAIGFGRALQAVNIIRNRRDDAHRGVDFFPPGWDESAMFRYARRQLAMADAYMEYLAVGPVREFCAIPLELARATLAVIENGHEKLSRSEVEAVVSRVLAAGGIKS; encoded by the coding sequence ATGAGCGTTCAGGACAGGATTCTTCCGTTGCTGGAAAGCACCAGCAGGACTTTCCTTCTCCCCATCCTGCGTCTTCCGGACGCTTTGCGTGAACCCGTCGGCCAGGCCTATCTCTGCCTGAGAGCAATCGACGAAATCGAGGATCACGAGAACCTCGGCATAGAGACCAAGGTTGCCCTGCTGCAAGAGGTAGGAGCGATTCTCGGGAAGGGGCCGCATGAGGGTGCGGTCGAGGAGCTGGAACGAGCGCTCGGGGCGGAAGCCGCTCGTCTGCCTGAGGTGACTCTGGCCCTGCCGGCCCTCGTGGAACTCGGAACAAAGGTGACGAAGCCGATGGTCTGGGCGTCGACCGCGGAGATGGCTTTGGCCATGGCGGGCTGGGCGGAGCGCGGTTGGCGGATCGCGGATGAAGACGATCTTGATCAGTACACATTCGATGTGGCCGGTCGGGTCGGGCTGCTCTTGTCCGCTCTCTGGCGCTGGTTTGACGGAACGGAAACGAAGAACGATCTGGCGATCGGGTTCGGACGCGCCCTTCAGGCGGTCAATATCATCCGCAACCGGAGAGATGATGCTCACCGGGGCGTCGATTTCTTTCCTCCGGGATGGGATGAGTCGGCCATGTTCCGTTATGCCCGCCGGCAGCTGGCGATGGCGGATGCCTACATGGAATACCTCGCCGTGGGTCCGGTCCGGGAGTTCTGTGCCATTCCCCTCGAACTGGCCCGGGCGACCCTGGCTGTCATCGAAAACGGACATGAGAAGCTGAGCCGGTCTGAGGTGGAAGCGGTGGTCAGCAGGGTCCTGGCCGCAGGAGGGATCAAATCGTGA
- a CDS encoding metallophosphoesterase has translation MFFILFFGIIGFLHYVLLSHLGAAWPDFFWGFATILSALFVTPLLMGVSRKRQQHTLARLFALIGFTWLGGLFLWDCVLGVLALYNLLAPFIEVPPLSAPATVWTSATITLAGIAYGVIEARAPRVKTVDLKLPKISGWASPIRIVQLTDLHLGYVANARRLSDLVIRVNALKPDLIVSTGDLFDSDFDRMTPLCRILADLHAPLGKFAISGNHEVYENLDQGLALTRQAGFRILRGESARVRSGLTIVGVDDAEALKPGTSRGHEAGALATIHENDVRILLKHRPTVLRASLGKFDLQLSGHTHGGQIFPFSLLTRMVYRHGPGLNRLGENAWLYLSRGTGTWGPQFRIFAPPEITLITLSGASQTNPNKT, from the coding sequence ATGTTTTTCATCCTGTTTTTCGGAATCATTGGATTCCTTCACTACGTCCTCCTCTCCCACCTGGGCGCGGCCTGGCCCGATTTCTTCTGGGGGTTCGCGACGATCCTCTCGGCTCTCTTCGTAACGCCCCTTCTCATGGGCGTCTCACGGAAGCGACAGCAGCACACCCTGGCGCGTCTCTTTGCGCTGATCGGGTTCACCTGGCTCGGAGGGCTCTTCCTCTGGGACTGCGTCCTGGGGGTTCTCGCGCTATACAATCTGCTCGCGCCATTCATTGAGGTCCCGCCGCTGAGCGCGCCGGCCACTGTCTGGACCTCCGCCACCATCACTCTGGCCGGCATCGCTTACGGAGTCATTGAGGCGCGCGCTCCACGGGTGAAAACCGTTGATCTCAAGCTTCCGAAAATCAGCGGATGGGCGTCACCGATCCGGATCGTCCAATTGACCGACCTGCACCTCGGCTATGTCGCCAACGCCCGCCGCCTCAGCGATCTGGTGATCCGGGTCAATGCCCTCAAGCCCGATCTGATCGTCTCAACTGGCGACCTCTTCGACAGTGACTTCGACCGGATGACCCCTCTCTGCCGGATTCTCGCCGACCTTCACGCCCCGCTCGGAAAATTCGCCATCAGCGGCAATCACGAGGTTTACGAGAACCTTGATCAGGGACTGGCGCTCACCCGCCAGGCGGGATTCCGTATCCTCCGGGGCGAATCGGCCAGGGTCCGGTCCGGCTTGACCATTGTTGGGGTCGACGACGCCGAGGCACTCAAGCCGGGAACCAGTCGCGGGCACGAGGCGGGCGCCCTGGCCACAATCCACGAAAACGACGTCCGCATCCTGCTCAAACACCGCCCGACTGTTCTCCGGGCCTCCCTGGGCAAATTCGACCTCCAGCTATCCGGACACACCCACGGCGGTCAGATCTTTCCCTTCAGCCTGCTGACCCGAATGGTCTATCGCCACGGTCCCGGACTCAACCGGCTTGGCGAGAATGCCTGGCTCTACCTCAGTCGAGGGACCGGCACGTGGGGCCCGCAGTTCCGGATCTTCGCCCCACCGGAAATCACCCTGATCACCTTGTCGGGAGCCTCCCAAACCAATCCAAACAAAACGTAG
- a CDS encoding sugar phosphate isomerase/epimerase family protein, giving the protein MKIGVSSYSFSRLLRSGSLAQIEVIAKAKEIGFDVIEFSTIAVPEGRTLADFAAELREEADRVGIEIANYTIGADFLRGSNGDLAAEIERVKREVDIAEILGVPGMRHDATFGWPEDFKGVRSFEGSLPRLTEGCRRVTEYAAGKGIRTMVENHGFFCQDSVRVEQLVSSVNHPNFGVLIDMGNFLCVDEDPSVAVGRLLPYAFHCHAKDFHIKRGSDPKPGDGWITTRAGNYIRGAIVGHGNVPVLQCLQTIKRAGYDGVLSIEFEGIEDVLMAVQAGHDNLRRFVAMA; this is encoded by the coding sequence ATGAAAATCGGGGTCAGTTCCTACAGCTTCAGCCGCCTCCTCCGGTCGGGTTCCCTGGCACAGATCGAGGTGATCGCCAAGGCCAAGGAGATCGGCTTCGATGTGATCGAGTTTTCCACCATCGCGGTTCCGGAGGGTCGAACCCTGGCCGATTTTGCCGCTGAACTGAGGGAAGAAGCCGACCGGGTCGGGATCGAGATCGCCAACTACACCATCGGGGCAGATTTCCTGCGAGGCTCCAACGGTGATCTTGCCGCTGAAATCGAGCGGGTGAAGCGGGAGGTCGACATCGCCGAGATCCTCGGTGTGCCGGGAATGAGGCACGATGCCACCTTCGGATGGCCCGAGGATTTCAAAGGGGTCCGAAGCTTCGAGGGATCCCTTCCCCGACTCACGGAAGGCTGCCGCAGAGTGACGGAATATGCCGCCGGAAAAGGAATCCGCACCATGGTCGAGAACCACGGCTTCTTCTGCCAGGACAGTGTGCGGGTTGAGCAGCTGGTCAGTTCGGTCAATCATCCCAACTTTGGCGTGCTCATCGACATGGGCAATTTCCTCTGCGTGGACGAGGATCCCTCGGTAGCGGTCGGACGTCTCCTGCCCTACGCCTTCCATTGCCACGCCAAGGATTTTCACATCAAGCGGGGCTCCGACCCCAAACCCGGCGACGGCTGGATCACCACACGGGCCGGCAATTATATCAGGGGCGCGATCGTGGGGCACGGCAATGTGCCGGTTCTGCAATGCCTGCAGACGATCAAGCGGGCAGGTTACGACGGAGTCCTTTCCATTGAGTTTGAGGGCATCGAGGACGTGCTCATGGCGGTCCAGGCTGGCCACGACAACCTGCGCCGATTCGTGGCCATGGCCTGA